In a genomic window of Primulina huaijiensis isolate GDHJ02 chromosome 10, ASM1229523v2, whole genome shotgun sequence:
- the LOC140985646 gene encoding protein DETOXIFICATION 14-like isoform X4, translating into MEEASPLLLNSGAVQKSKWKLFAEETKKVGYIAAPMVVVTVSQHLSRVASMMMVGHLGELALSGAAVATSFTNVSGLSLLSLIRYLQTQSLILPMVLSSIAALSFHVPVCWVLVFKANLGIAGAALAIGLSYWLNVVLLALYVKYSSTCERTRAAWSRDVLPSVREFFCFAVPSAVMVCLEWWSFEIVVLLSGLLPNPQLETSVLSICLLVASSHYFIPYSIGAAASTRVSNELGAGCPDRARASTWSAMVLSLSEAVISCSILLSFRHVLGYAFSNEKEVVNYLQEISPFVCLLLFMDCIQAVLSVLGVARGSGWQHLGAYVNLGAYYLAGLPTAAVLGFALRLRGKGLWFGLNVGSIVQSILLSLLACFTNWKRQALSARERMAECGRK; encoded by the exons ATGGAGGAAGCATCGCCGCTGCTGCTAAACAGCGGCGCGGTTCAGAAATCCAAGTGGAAATTATTCGCAGAAGAGACAAAGAAGGTGGGTTATATAGCAGCGCCAATGGTGGTGGTGACAGTGTCGCAACACCTCTCGCGAGTTGCGTCGATGATGATGGTGGGCCATCTCGGCGAACTGGCTCTCTCCGGTGCCGCCGTCGCCACCTCTTTTACAAACGTCTCCGGCCTCAGCCTTCTT TCGCTTATTCGGTACTTGCAGACTCAGAGTTTAATCCTTCCAATGGTTTTAAGCTCGATCGCAGCTCTGTCTTTCCACGTACCAGTTTGTTGGGTTTTAGTGTTCAAGGCGAACTTAGGCATTGCTGGAGCAGCGCTGGCTATCGGTTTATCGTATTGGCTTAATGTAGTCTTGCTCGCTTTGTATGTAAAATACTCCTCGACCTGCGAGAGGACGCGTGCTGCATGGTCACGGGATGTTTTGCCTAGTGTGAGGGAGTTTTTCTGCTTCGCTGTCCCGTCTGCTGTCATGGTCTG CCTTGAGTGGTGGTCTTTCGAAATAGTGGTGTTGCTCTCCGGGCTTCTTCCTAACCCTCAGCTTGAAACTTCTGTTCTTTCAATATG CTTATTGGTTGCTTCGTCGCATTACTTCATCCCATATTCGATTGGTGCTGCTGCAAG CACAAGAGTTTCGAATGAACTAGGTGCAGGATGTCCAGACAGGGCTCGAGCATCTACCTGGTCAGCAATGGTTCTTTCGCTATCCGAGGCCGTTATTTCTTGCTCGATTCTCCTCAGCTTCCGCCATGTCCTCGGGTATGCTTTCAGCAACGAAAAGGAAGTCGTGAATTATCTCCAAGAAATCTCTCCTTTTGTTTGCCTCTTGTTATTCATGGACTGCATACAAGCAGTACTTTCGG TTCTAGGGGTGGCACGAGGAAGCGGGTGGCAGCATTTGGGGGCGTATGTGAACCTCGGGGCATATTATCTTGCAGGGCTTCCGACGGCAGCAGTTCTCGGATTCGCTCTACGTTTACGGGGAAAAGGCCTCTGGTTTGGTCTGAATGTTGGATCAATAGTTCAATCCATTCTGTTATCTCTTCTAGCATGTTTCACAAACTGGAAACGACAG GCATTATCGGCGAGAGAAAGGATGGCTGAATGTGGAAGGAAATGA
- the LOC140985646 gene encoding protein DETOXIFICATION 14-like isoform X5 produces MEEASPLLLNSGAVQKSKWKLFAEETKKVGYIAAPMVVVTVSQHLSRVASMMMVGHLGELALSGAAVATSFTNVSGLSLLTQSLILPMVLSSIAALSFHVPVCWVLVFKANLGIAGAALAIGLSYWLNVVLLALYVKYSSTCERTRAAWSRDVLPSVREFFCFAVPSAVMVCLEWWSFEIVVLLSGLLPNPQLETSVLSICLLVASSHYFIPYSIGAAASTRVSNELGAGCPDRARASTWSAMVLSLSEAVISCSILLSFRHVLGYAFSNEKEVVNYLQEISPFVCLLLFMDCIQAVLSVLGVARGSGWQHLGAYVNLGAYYLAGLPTAAVLGFALRLRGKGLWFGLNVGSIVQSILLSLLACFTNWKRQALSARERMAECGRK; encoded by the exons ATGGAGGAAGCATCGCCGCTGCTGCTAAACAGCGGCGCGGTTCAGAAATCCAAGTGGAAATTATTCGCAGAAGAGACAAAGAAGGTGGGTTATATAGCAGCGCCAATGGTGGTGGTGACAGTGTCGCAACACCTCTCGCGAGTTGCGTCGATGATGATGGTGGGCCATCTCGGCGAACTGGCTCTCTCCGGTGCCGCCGTCGCCACCTCTTTTACAAACGTCTCCGGCCTCAGCCTTCTT ACTCAGAGTTTAATCCTTCCAATGGTTTTAAGCTCGATCGCAGCTCTGTCTTTCCACGTACCAGTTTGTTGGGTTTTAGTGTTCAAGGCGAACTTAGGCATTGCTGGAGCAGCGCTGGCTATCGGTTTATCGTATTGGCTTAATGTAGTCTTGCTCGCTTTGTATGTAAAATACTCCTCGACCTGCGAGAGGACGCGTGCTGCATGGTCACGGGATGTTTTGCCTAGTGTGAGGGAGTTTTTCTGCTTCGCTGTCCCGTCTGCTGTCATGGTCTG CCTTGAGTGGTGGTCTTTCGAAATAGTGGTGTTGCTCTCCGGGCTTCTTCCTAACCCTCAGCTTGAAACTTCTGTTCTTTCAATATG CTTATTGGTTGCTTCGTCGCATTACTTCATCCCATATTCGATTGGTGCTGCTGCAAG CACAAGAGTTTCGAATGAACTAGGTGCAGGATGTCCAGACAGGGCTCGAGCATCTACCTGGTCAGCAATGGTTCTTTCGCTATCCGAGGCCGTTATTTCTTGCTCGATTCTCCTCAGCTTCCGCCATGTCCTCGGGTATGCTTTCAGCAACGAAAAGGAAGTCGTGAATTATCTCCAAGAAATCTCTCCTTTTGTTTGCCTCTTGTTATTCATGGACTGCATACAAGCAGTACTTTCGG TTCTAGGGGTGGCACGAGGAAGCGGGTGGCAGCATTTGGGGGCGTATGTGAACCTCGGGGCATATTATCTTGCAGGGCTTCCGACGGCAGCAGTTCTCGGATTCGCTCTACGTTTACGGGGAAAAGGCCTCTGGTTTGGTCTGAATGTTGGATCAATAGTTCAATCCATTCTGTTATCTCTTCTAGCATGTTTCACAAACTGGAAACGACAG GCATTATCGGCGAGAGAAAGGATGGCTGAATGTGGAAGGAAATGA
- the LOC140985646 gene encoding protein DETOXIFICATION 14-like isoform X2 yields the protein MEEASPLLLNSGAVQKSKWKLFAEETKKVGYIAAPMVVVTVSQHLSRVASMMMVGHLGELALSGAAVATSFTNVSGLSLLFGMASALETLCGQAFGAEQYQKLGTYTYASIISLLIVCIPISVLWIFMDKLLIFMGQDPSISVEAGRYAIWLIPTLFPYAILQSLIRYLQTQSLILPMVLSSIAALSFHVPVCWVLVFKANLGIAGAALAIGLSYWLNVVLLALYVKYSSTCERTRAAWSRDVLPSVREFFCFAVPSAVMVCLEWWSFEIVVLLSGLLPNPQLETSVLSICLLVASSHYFIPYSIGAAASTRVSNELGAGCPDRARASTWSAMVLSLSEAVISCSILLSFRHVLGYAFSNEKEVVNYLQEISPFVCLLLFMDCIQAVLSGVARGSGWQHLGAYVNLGAYYLAGLPTAAVLGFALRLRGKGLWFGLNVGSIVQSILLSLLACFTNWKRQALSARERMAECGRK from the exons ATGGAGGAAGCATCGCCGCTGCTGCTAAACAGCGGCGCGGTTCAGAAATCCAAGTGGAAATTATTCGCAGAAGAGACAAAGAAGGTGGGTTATATAGCAGCGCCAATGGTGGTGGTGACAGTGTCGCAACACCTCTCGCGAGTTGCGTCGATGATGATGGTGGGCCATCTCGGCGAACTGGCTCTCTCCGGTGCCGCCGTCGCCACCTCTTTTACAAACGTCTCCGGCCTCAGCCTTCTT TTTGGAATGGCTAGTGCATTGGAGACTTTGTGTGGCCAAGCTTTTGGAGCAGAGCAATACCAAAAGCTTGGAACCTATACTTATGCTTCAATCATATCTCTTCTTATTGTCTGTATTCCCATTTCCGTTTTATGGATTTTCATGGACAAATTGCTAATATTTATGGGACAAGATCCTTCAATCTCCGTAGAAGCTGGCAGATATGCAATTTGGCTGATTCCAACGTTGTTTCCTTATGCGATTCTTCAGTCGCTTATTCGGTACTTGCAGACTCAGAGTTTAATCCTTCCAATGGTTTTAAGCTCGATCGCAGCTCTGTCTTTCCACGTACCAGTTTGTTGGGTTTTAGTGTTCAAGGCGAACTTAGGCATTGCTGGAGCAGCGCTGGCTATCGGTTTATCGTATTGGCTTAATGTAGTCTTGCTCGCTTTGTATGTAAAATACTCCTCGACCTGCGAGAGGACGCGTGCTGCATGGTCACGGGATGTTTTGCCTAGTGTGAGGGAGTTTTTCTGCTTCGCTGTCCCGTCTGCTGTCATGGTCTG CCTTGAGTGGTGGTCTTTCGAAATAGTGGTGTTGCTCTCCGGGCTTCTTCCTAACCCTCAGCTTGAAACTTCTGTTCTTTCAATATG CTTATTGGTTGCTTCGTCGCATTACTTCATCCCATATTCGATTGGTGCTGCTGCAAG CACAAGAGTTTCGAATGAACTAGGTGCAGGATGTCCAGACAGGGCTCGAGCATCTACCTGGTCAGCAATGGTTCTTTCGCTATCCGAGGCCGTTATTTCTTGCTCGATTCTCCTCAGCTTCCGCCATGTCCTCGGGTATGCTTTCAGCAACGAAAAGGAAGTCGTGAATTATCTCCAAGAAATCTCTCCTTTTGTTTGCCTCTTGTTATTCATGGACTGCATACAAGCAGTACTTTCGG GGGTGGCACGAGGAAGCGGGTGGCAGCATTTGGGGGCGTATGTGAACCTCGGGGCATATTATCTTGCAGGGCTTCCGACGGCAGCAGTTCTCGGATTCGCTCTACGTTTACGGGGAAAAGGCCTCTGGTTTGGTCTGAATGTTGGATCAATAGTTCAATCCATTCTGTTATCTCTTCTAGCATGTTTCACAAACTGGAAACGACAG GCATTATCGGCGAGAGAAAGGATGGCTGAATGTGGAAGGAAATGA
- the LOC140985646 gene encoding protein DETOXIFICATION 14-like isoform X1 codes for MEEASPLLLNSGAVQKSKWKLFAEETKKVGYIAAPMVVVTVSQHLSRVASMMMVGHLGELALSGAAVATSFTNVSGLSLLFGMASALETLCGQAFGAEQYQKLGTYTYASIISLLIVCIPISVLWIFMDKLLIFMGQDPSISVEAGRYAIWLIPTLFPYAILQSLIRYLQTQSLILPMVLSSIAALSFHVPVCWVLVFKANLGIAGAALAIGLSYWLNVVLLALYVKYSSTCERTRAAWSRDVLPSVREFFCFAVPSAVMVCLEWWSFEIVVLLSGLLPNPQLETSVLSICLLVASSHYFIPYSIGAAASTRVSNELGAGCPDRARASTWSAMVLSLSEAVISCSILLSFRHVLGYAFSNEKEVVNYLQEISPFVCLLLFMDCIQAVLSVLGVARGSGWQHLGAYVNLGAYYLAGLPTAAVLGFALRLRGKGLWFGLNVGSIVQSILLSLLACFTNWKRQALSARERMAECGRK; via the exons ATGGAGGAAGCATCGCCGCTGCTGCTAAACAGCGGCGCGGTTCAGAAATCCAAGTGGAAATTATTCGCAGAAGAGACAAAGAAGGTGGGTTATATAGCAGCGCCAATGGTGGTGGTGACAGTGTCGCAACACCTCTCGCGAGTTGCGTCGATGATGATGGTGGGCCATCTCGGCGAACTGGCTCTCTCCGGTGCCGCCGTCGCCACCTCTTTTACAAACGTCTCCGGCCTCAGCCTTCTT TTTGGAATGGCTAGTGCATTGGAGACTTTGTGTGGCCAAGCTTTTGGAGCAGAGCAATACCAAAAGCTTGGAACCTATACTTATGCTTCAATCATATCTCTTCTTATTGTCTGTATTCCCATTTCCGTTTTATGGATTTTCATGGACAAATTGCTAATATTTATGGGACAAGATCCTTCAATCTCCGTAGAAGCTGGCAGATATGCAATTTGGCTGATTCCAACGTTGTTTCCTTATGCGATTCTTCAGTCGCTTATTCGGTACTTGCAGACTCAGAGTTTAATCCTTCCAATGGTTTTAAGCTCGATCGCAGCTCTGTCTTTCCACGTACCAGTTTGTTGGGTTTTAGTGTTCAAGGCGAACTTAGGCATTGCTGGAGCAGCGCTGGCTATCGGTTTATCGTATTGGCTTAATGTAGTCTTGCTCGCTTTGTATGTAAAATACTCCTCGACCTGCGAGAGGACGCGTGCTGCATGGTCACGGGATGTTTTGCCTAGTGTGAGGGAGTTTTTCTGCTTCGCTGTCCCGTCTGCTGTCATGGTCTG CCTTGAGTGGTGGTCTTTCGAAATAGTGGTGTTGCTCTCCGGGCTTCTTCCTAACCCTCAGCTTGAAACTTCTGTTCTTTCAATATG CTTATTGGTTGCTTCGTCGCATTACTTCATCCCATATTCGATTGGTGCTGCTGCAAG CACAAGAGTTTCGAATGAACTAGGTGCAGGATGTCCAGACAGGGCTCGAGCATCTACCTGGTCAGCAATGGTTCTTTCGCTATCCGAGGCCGTTATTTCTTGCTCGATTCTCCTCAGCTTCCGCCATGTCCTCGGGTATGCTTTCAGCAACGAAAAGGAAGTCGTGAATTATCTCCAAGAAATCTCTCCTTTTGTTTGCCTCTTGTTATTCATGGACTGCATACAAGCAGTACTTTCGG TTCTAGGGGTGGCACGAGGAAGCGGGTGGCAGCATTTGGGGGCGTATGTGAACCTCGGGGCATATTATCTTGCAGGGCTTCCGACGGCAGCAGTTCTCGGATTCGCTCTACGTTTACGGGGAAAAGGCCTCTGGTTTGGTCTGAATGTTGGATCAATAGTTCAATCCATTCTGTTATCTCTTCTAGCATGTTTCACAAACTGGAAACGACAG GCATTATCGGCGAGAGAAAGGATGGCTGAATGTGGAAGGAAATGA
- the LOC140985646 gene encoding protein DETOXIFICATION 14-like isoform X3 — MEEASPLLLNSGAVQKSKWKLFAEETKKVGYIAAPMVVVTVSQHLSRVASMMMVGHLGELALSGAAVATSFTNVSGLSLLFGMASALETLCGQAFGAEQYQKLGTYTYASIISLLIVCIPISVLWIFMDKLLIFMGQDPSISVEAGRYAIWLIPTLFPYAILQSLIRYLQTQSLILPMVLSSIAALSFHVPVCWVLVFKANLGIAGAALAIGLSYWLNVVLLALYVKYSSTCERTRAAWSRDVLPSVREFFCFAVPSAVMVCLEWWSFEIVVLLSGLLPNPQLETSVLSICLLVASSHYFIPYSIGAAASTRVSNELGAGCPDRARASTWSAMVLSLSEAVISCSILLSFRHVLGGGTRKRVAAFGGVCEPRGILSCRASDGSSSRIRSTFTGKRPLVWSECWINSSIHSVISSSMFHKLETTGIIGERKDG; from the exons ATGGAGGAAGCATCGCCGCTGCTGCTAAACAGCGGCGCGGTTCAGAAATCCAAGTGGAAATTATTCGCAGAAGAGACAAAGAAGGTGGGTTATATAGCAGCGCCAATGGTGGTGGTGACAGTGTCGCAACACCTCTCGCGAGTTGCGTCGATGATGATGGTGGGCCATCTCGGCGAACTGGCTCTCTCCGGTGCCGCCGTCGCCACCTCTTTTACAAACGTCTCCGGCCTCAGCCTTCTT TTTGGAATGGCTAGTGCATTGGAGACTTTGTGTGGCCAAGCTTTTGGAGCAGAGCAATACCAAAAGCTTGGAACCTATACTTATGCTTCAATCATATCTCTTCTTATTGTCTGTATTCCCATTTCCGTTTTATGGATTTTCATGGACAAATTGCTAATATTTATGGGACAAGATCCTTCAATCTCCGTAGAAGCTGGCAGATATGCAATTTGGCTGATTCCAACGTTGTTTCCTTATGCGATTCTTCAGTCGCTTATTCGGTACTTGCAGACTCAGAGTTTAATCCTTCCAATGGTTTTAAGCTCGATCGCAGCTCTGTCTTTCCACGTACCAGTTTGTTGGGTTTTAGTGTTCAAGGCGAACTTAGGCATTGCTGGAGCAGCGCTGGCTATCGGTTTATCGTATTGGCTTAATGTAGTCTTGCTCGCTTTGTATGTAAAATACTCCTCGACCTGCGAGAGGACGCGTGCTGCATGGTCACGGGATGTTTTGCCTAGTGTGAGGGAGTTTTTCTGCTTCGCTGTCCCGTCTGCTGTCATGGTCTG CCTTGAGTGGTGGTCTTTCGAAATAGTGGTGTTGCTCTCCGGGCTTCTTCCTAACCCTCAGCTTGAAACTTCTGTTCTTTCAATATG CTTATTGGTTGCTTCGTCGCATTACTTCATCCCATATTCGATTGGTGCTGCTGCAAG CACAAGAGTTTCGAATGAACTAGGTGCAGGATGTCCAGACAGGGCTCGAGCATCTACCTGGTCAGCAATGGTTCTTTCGCTATCCGAGGCCGTTATTTCTTGCTCGATTCTCCTCAGCTTCCGCCATGTCCTCGG GGGTGGCACGAGGAAGCGGGTGGCAGCATTTGGGGGCGTATGTGAACCTCGGGGCATATTATCTTGCAGGGCTTCCGACGGCAGCAGTTCTCGGATTCGCTCTACGTTTACGGGGAAAAGGCCTCTGGTTTGGTCTGAATGTTGGATCAATAGTTCAATCCATTCTGTTATCTCTTCTAGCATGTTTCACAAACTGGAAACGACAG GCATTATCGGCGAGAGAAAGGATGGCTGA